A section of the Thunnus albacares chromosome 6, fThuAlb1.1, whole genome shotgun sequence genome encodes:
- the daw1 gene encoding dynein assembly factor with WDR repeat domains 1: MKLKRFLLRYYPPGIILEYEKGGYLRTKSIDLLDLTPESNPDELVAEIRQSEPLITESRADQVKQLIVRLQQKQGQQDHHRFCFFKELKAHILPLTNVAFDKSGSRFITGSYDRTCRIWDTASGTELHTLEGHRNVVYAIAFNNPFGDKIATGSFDKTCKLWCADTGKCFHTFRGHMAEIVCLAFNPQSTLLATGSMDATAKLWDVETGEEVATLTGHTAEILSLCFDTVGNQLVTGSFDHTVAIWDVASGRRVHTLMGHRGEISNVQFNWDCSLIVTGSMDKTCKLWEADSGKCVATLVGHQEEVLDVCFDLSGQLIATASADGTARVFAANTHQCLATLKGHDGEISKICFSPQGSRVLTASSDKTARLWDVQSGVCLQVLEGHTDEIFSCVFNYEGDTIITGSKDNTCRIWF; this comes from the exons ATGAAACTCAAGCGGTTCCTTCTCAGATATTATCCACCAG GTATAATTCTGGAGTATGAGAAAGGAGGATATCTGAGGACCAAATCAATCGACCTTTTGGATTTGACCCCAGA ATCAAACCCAGATGAGCTGGTGGCAGAGATCAGGCAATCAGAGCCTCTGATCACAGAGTCCCGGGCTGATCAGGTCAAACAGCTGATTGTCCGACTTCAGCAGAAACAGGGCCAGCAGGACCACCACCGCTTCTGCTTCTTCAAG GAGCTTAAGGCACACATACTCCCACTGACAAATGTTGCCTTTGACAAATCAGGGTCAAG GTTTATTACCGGGAGCTATGACAGAACATGTAGGATTTGGGACACAGCCTCAGGCACCGAGCTGCACACACTAGAGGGTCACAGAAACGTGGTGTATGCAATTGCGTTCAACAACCCCTTTGG AGACAAGATTGCCACTGGTTCTTTTGATAAGACCTGCAAACTGTGGTGTGCTGACACGGGCAAATGCTTTCATACATTTCGGGGTCACATGGCAGAAATA GTGTGCCTGGCGTTCAACCCCCAGAGTACACTGCTGGCCACGGGCAGCATGGACGCCACTGCCAAGCTGTGGGATGTGGAGACTGGGGAGGAGGTGGCCACTCTGACT GGTCACACCGCAGAGATCCTCTCTCTGTGCTTTGACACGGTGGGCAATCAACTTGTCACTGGCTCCTTTGACCACACTGTTGCTATATGGGACGTTGCTTCAGGAAG aCGTGTTCACACTTTAATGGGTCACAGAGGGGAAATCAGCAATGTTCAGTTTAACTGGGATTGCTCCCTCATAGTCACAGGCTCCATGGACAAAACCTGCAAG TTGTGGGAGGCTGACAGTGGGAAGTGTGTGGCCACCCTAGTTGGACACCAAGAAGAGGTGCTGGatgtgtgttttgatttaaGTGGTCAGCTCATTGCTACGGCCTCCGCTGATG GTACAGCCCGAGTGTTcgctgcaaacacacaccagtGTCTCGCAACACTAAAGGGGCATGACGGGGAGATCTCAAAG ATCTGTTTCAGTCCCCAGGGCAGCAGGGTCCTGACTGCCAGCTCAGACAAGACAGCTCGTCTGTGGGATGTTCAGTCTGGAGTCTGCCTACAAGTCCTGGAGGGGCACACCGACGAGATCTTCTCCTGCGTCTTTAACTATGAGGGTGACACCATCATTACAG GCAGCAAGGATAACACATGCCGAATCTGGTTTTGA
- the slc19a3b gene encoding solute carrier family 19 member 3b isoform X3: protein MGCWDKLKSSSWAYPTAVLSFYGFFANCRVAEPFLTPYLIGPHKNISEEVVTNYLFPIWTYSYLAFLFPVFLLTDFLRYKPLIMVQGLFLVTNYVLLCFAPGLPAMIFLQINYAVVTSTEVAYFSYIYSVIPVENYQRATGYLRSAMLAGYTFGAGLGQVLISLAGVDYFYINAITLGIVSVAFLISFWLPMPERSMFFKGKKATALGCQSQQERPVGEDRPEEPVMDKEEAGSGKEKMELNGSAGWCSGENVAMAGHLLWQSFKESYSSRHLIYWSLWWALATAGYVQVFNYIQLMWDHIEPSATSSIYNGGVEAACSLVGAAAAFSVGYIKVTWNVWGELALGLFSSVGAGAVFLMAFTSSIWACYAGYIIFKSCYMLLITITTPS from the exons ATGGGCTGTTGGGACAAGCTGAAGTCCTCCAGCTGGGCTTATCCCACTGCAGTCCTTTCCTTCTATGGGTTTTTTGCTAACTGCAGAGTAGCAGAGCCCTTCCTCACACCATACCTAATTGGACCACACAAGAACATCTCTGAAGAAGTG gTGACCAACTACTTGTTCCCCATCTGGACTTATTCCTACCTGGCCTTCCTTTTCCCTGTATTCCTGCTGACTGACTTTCTGAGATACAAGCCCCTCATTATGGTACAGGGGCTCTTCCTGGTCACCAACTATGTCCTCCTCTGCTTTGCCCCGGGACTGCCTGCCATGATCTTCCTTCAG ATCAACTATGCTGTTGTGACTTCCACAGAGGTGGCCTACTTTTCCTACATTTACAGCGTGATTCCAGTTGAGAATTACCAAAGAGCCACTGGTTACCTTCGCAGTGCCATGCTTGCTGGATATACATTTGGTGCCGGCCTGGGTCAAGTGCTCATCTCCCTGGCAG GGGTGGACTACTTCTACATCAATGCTATCACTCTGGGGATTGTAAGCGTAGCTTTTCTCATATCCTTCTGGTTGCCAATGCCCGAGAGGAGCATGTTCTTCAAAGGGAAAAAGGCTACAGCTCTGGGCTGCCAGTCCCAGCAGGAGAGGCCAGTGGGAGAAGACAGGCCTGAGGAACCTGTGATGGATAAAGAGGAAGCTGGCTCAGGGAAAGAGAAGATGGAGCTGAATGGCAGCGCTGGCTGGTGCAGCGGGGAAAATGTGGCTATGGCGGGTCATCTACTTTGGCAAAGCTTCAAAGAGTCATACTCTTCCag GCATTTAATCTACTGGTCCCTGTGGTGGGCTTTGGCTACAGCTGGATATGTGCAGGTCTTCAACTACATCCAGCTAATGTGGGACCATATAGAACCATCTGCTACATCATCCATCTATAACGGAGGTGTAGAAGCTGCGTGCTCTCTTGTAG GTGCTGCAGCAGCCTTCTCTGTGGGTTACATCAAGGTGACCTGGAACGTGTGGGGAGAGCTGGCATTAGGGTTGTTCTCATCTGTAGGGGCAGGTGCTGTGTTCCTGATGGCGTTTACCAGCAGTATCTGGGCATGCTATGCTGGATATATCATATTCAAATCCTGCTACATGCTTCTCATTACCATCACGAC accatCATGA
- the slc19a3b gene encoding solute carrier family 19 member 3b isoform X1: protein MGCWDKLKSSSWAYPTAVLSFYGFFANCRVAEPFLTPYLIGPHKNISEEVVTNYLFPIWTYSYLAFLFPVFLLTDFLRYKPLIMVQGLFLVTNYVLLCFAPGLPAMIFLQINYAVVTSTEVAYFSYIYSVIPVENYQRATGYLRSAMLAGYTFGAGLGQVLISLAGVDYFYINAITLGIVSVAFLISFWLPMPERSMFFKGKKATALGCQSQQERPVGEDRPEEPVMDKEEAGSGKEKMELNGSAGWCSGENVAMAGHLLWQSFKESYSSRHLIYWSLWWALATAGYVQVFNYIQLMWDHIEPSATSSIYNGGVEAACSLVGAAAAFSVGYIKVTWNVWGELALGLFSSVGAGAVFLMAFTSSIWACYAGYIIFKSCYMLLITITTFQIAANLSMECYALTFGINTFVALSLQTIMTGIFIDEAALGLDIVTQFILYGSYYTVISVLFLIRGTYTACVNRHRLEQADVKEQETSVEVISAAHF from the exons ATGGGCTGTTGGGACAAGCTGAAGTCCTCCAGCTGGGCTTATCCCACTGCAGTCCTTTCCTTCTATGGGTTTTTTGCTAACTGCAGAGTAGCAGAGCCCTTCCTCACACCATACCTAATTGGACCACACAAGAACATCTCTGAAGAAGTG gTGACCAACTACTTGTTCCCCATCTGGACTTATTCCTACCTGGCCTTCCTTTTCCCTGTATTCCTGCTGACTGACTTTCTGAGATACAAGCCCCTCATTATGGTACAGGGGCTCTTCCTGGTCACCAACTATGTCCTCCTCTGCTTTGCCCCGGGACTGCCTGCCATGATCTTCCTTCAG ATCAACTATGCTGTTGTGACTTCCACAGAGGTGGCCTACTTTTCCTACATTTACAGCGTGATTCCAGTTGAGAATTACCAAAGAGCCACTGGTTACCTTCGCAGTGCCATGCTTGCTGGATATACATTTGGTGCCGGCCTGGGTCAAGTGCTCATCTCCCTGGCAG GGGTGGACTACTTCTACATCAATGCTATCACTCTGGGGATTGTAAGCGTAGCTTTTCTCATATCCTTCTGGTTGCCAATGCCCGAGAGGAGCATGTTCTTCAAAGGGAAAAAGGCTACAGCTCTGGGCTGCCAGTCCCAGCAGGAGAGGCCAGTGGGAGAAGACAGGCCTGAGGAACCTGTGATGGATAAAGAGGAAGCTGGCTCAGGGAAAGAGAAGATGGAGCTGAATGGCAGCGCTGGCTGGTGCAGCGGGGAAAATGTGGCTATGGCGGGTCATCTACTTTGGCAAAGCTTCAAAGAGTCATACTCTTCCag GCATTTAATCTACTGGTCCCTGTGGTGGGCTTTGGCTACAGCTGGATATGTGCAGGTCTTCAACTACATCCAGCTAATGTGGGACCATATAGAACCATCTGCTACATCATCCATCTATAACGGAGGTGTAGAAGCTGCGTGCTCTCTTGTAG GTGCTGCAGCAGCCTTCTCTGTGGGTTACATCAAGGTGACCTGGAACGTGTGGGGAGAGCTGGCATTAGGGTTGTTCTCATCTGTAGGGGCAGGTGCTGTGTTCCTGATGGCGTTTACCAGCAGTATCTGGGCATGCTATGCTGGATATATCATATTCAAATCCTGCTACATGCTTCTCATTACCATCACGAC ATTTCAGATCGCAGCCAATCTCTCCATGGAGTGCTATGCTTTGACATTCGGCATCAACACTTTTGTTGccctttcactgcagaccatCATGACGGGCATTTTTATTGATGAAGCTGCACTGGGATTGGACATTGTGACACAG TTCATCCTCTACGGGAGCTACTACACTGTCATCTCTGTGCTCTTTCTGATTCGGGGGACCTACACCGCCTGTGTAAATCGACACCGTCTTGAGCAAGCAGATGTCAAGGAACAAGAAACCAGCGTGGAGGTGATCTCTGCTGCACATTTCTGA
- the slc19a3b gene encoding solute carrier family 19 member 3b isoform X2 has protein sequence MVQGLFLVTNYVLLCFAPGLPAMIFLQINYAVVTSTEVAYFSYIYSVIPVENYQRATGYLRSAMLAGYTFGAGLGQVLISLAGVDYFYINAITLGIVSVAFLISFWLPMPERSMFFKGKKATALGCQSQQERPVGEDRPEEPVMDKEEAGSGKEKMELNGSAGWCSGENVAMAGHLLWQSFKESYSSRHLIYWSLWWALATAGYVQVFNYIQLMWDHIEPSATSSIYNGGVEAACSLVGAAAAFSVGYIKVTWNVWGELALGLFSSVGAGAVFLMAFTSSIWACYAGYIIFKSCYMLLITITTFQIAANLSMECYALTFGINTFVALSLQTIMTGIFIDEAALGLDIVTQFILYGSYYTVISVLFLIRGTYTACVNRHRLEQADVKEQETSVEVISAAHF, from the exons ATGGTACAGGGGCTCTTCCTGGTCACCAACTATGTCCTCCTCTGCTTTGCCCCGGGACTGCCTGCCATGATCTTCCTTCAG ATCAACTATGCTGTTGTGACTTCCACAGAGGTGGCCTACTTTTCCTACATTTACAGCGTGATTCCAGTTGAGAATTACCAAAGAGCCACTGGTTACCTTCGCAGTGCCATGCTTGCTGGATATACATTTGGTGCCGGCCTGGGTCAAGTGCTCATCTCCCTGGCAG GGGTGGACTACTTCTACATCAATGCTATCACTCTGGGGATTGTAAGCGTAGCTTTTCTCATATCCTTCTGGTTGCCAATGCCCGAGAGGAGCATGTTCTTCAAAGGGAAAAAGGCTACAGCTCTGGGCTGCCAGTCCCAGCAGGAGAGGCCAGTGGGAGAAGACAGGCCTGAGGAACCTGTGATGGATAAAGAGGAAGCTGGCTCAGGGAAAGAGAAGATGGAGCTGAATGGCAGCGCTGGCTGGTGCAGCGGGGAAAATGTGGCTATGGCGGGTCATCTACTTTGGCAAAGCTTCAAAGAGTCATACTCTTCCag GCATTTAATCTACTGGTCCCTGTGGTGGGCTTTGGCTACAGCTGGATATGTGCAGGTCTTCAACTACATCCAGCTAATGTGGGACCATATAGAACCATCTGCTACATCATCCATCTATAACGGAGGTGTAGAAGCTGCGTGCTCTCTTGTAG GTGCTGCAGCAGCCTTCTCTGTGGGTTACATCAAGGTGACCTGGAACGTGTGGGGAGAGCTGGCATTAGGGTTGTTCTCATCTGTAGGGGCAGGTGCTGTGTTCCTGATGGCGTTTACCAGCAGTATCTGGGCATGCTATGCTGGATATATCATATTCAAATCCTGCTACATGCTTCTCATTACCATCACGAC ATTTCAGATCGCAGCCAATCTCTCCATGGAGTGCTATGCTTTGACATTCGGCATCAACACTTTTGTTGccctttcactgcagaccatCATGACGGGCATTTTTATTGATGAAGCTGCACTGGGATTGGACATTGTGACACAG TTCATCCTCTACGGGAGCTACTACACTGTCATCTCTGTGCTCTTTCTGATTCGGGGGACCTACACCGCCTGTGTAAATCGACACCGTCTTGAGCAAGCAGATGTCAAGGAACAAGAAACCAGCGTGGAGGTGATCTCTGCTGCACATTTCTGA
- the slc19a3a gene encoding thiamine transporter 1, translating into MEAVRRWRSDWRYPTTLLCVYGFFSTVKPLEPFLIPFLTGPDKNLTTEQVNNQIFPVWTYSYLCVLVPVFLLTDWLRYKPVVVFQCVTLFITTAMLLWTDSVPAMQAMQCFYGMVTASEVAYFSYIYSVIDLKRYRKATSYSRSVQLLGYTVGSVLGQLLVSFNLMSYNNILVFTMVLTAIALLASCLLPMPQQSMFFHRIHTGQKTVTEGTKRHANETVGRGDEKGEKGGETQDDTGNGQEEKGPKAEDIEEAVGAESCCGVLLRLWKDFLQCYSSRKLLYWSVWWAMATCGYNQTVNYVQVLWEHVQPSQNFSIYNGGVEAVSNLLSAATAYGIGFTEVKWELWGELALGGFSGLGAAALFLMTFIGNIWVCYTGYILFKCLYMLLITIAMYQIAADLSMERYALVFGANNFGALTLQTIITSVVVDSGGLGLAIIPQFTIYASYFSVIAVLFSLRGLFTIWRARRSNEESPPSENDESGSDGHRF; encoded by the exons ATGGAAGCAGTGCGGAGGTGGAGATCAGATTGGAGGTATCCCACTACGCTGTTGTGCGTGTACGGATTCTTCAGCACAGTTAAACCCCTGGAGCCCTTCCTCATACCATTCTTGACAGGACCAGACAAGAATTTGACAACAGAACAG GTTAACAATCAAATTTTCCCAGTGTGGACATATTCCTACCTATGTGTGCTGGTGCCAGTATTCCTGCTGACCGACTGGCTGCGATACAAGCCTGTGGTGGTGTTCCAGTGTGTCACACTCTTCATCACCACAGCAATGCTGCTCTGGACAGATAGTGTACCCGCCATGCAGGCCATGCAGTGCTTCTACGGGATGGTGACAGCCAGCGAGGTGGCCTATTTCTCCTACATCTACAG TGTGATAGATCTGAAGAGGTACCGGAAGGCCACTTCTTACAGCCGCAGTGTGCAGCTCCTGGGGTACACAGTGGGCTCTGTGCTGGGCCAGCTGCTCGTCAGCTTCAACCTCATGTCCTACAACAACATCCTGGTGTTTACTATGGTTCTCACTGCCATCGCTCTCCTCGCTTCCTGCCTCCTACCAATGCCACAGCAGAGTATGTTCTTTCACCGCATTCATACTGGACAGAAAACAGTAACAGAGGGAACAAAGAGGCATGCAAATGAGACTGTGGGAAGAGGAGAcgaaaagggagagaaaggaggagaaacaCAGGATGATACAGGAAACGGACAGGAAGAAAAAGGGCCAAAGGCGGAGGACATTGAGGAGGCTGTTGGTGCAGAGAGCTGCTGCGGAGTTCTCCTCCGGCTGTGGAAGGACTTTCTTCAGTGCTACTCCTCCAGAAAGCTGCTGTACTGGTCGGTGTGGTGGGCAATGGCCACCTGTGGCTATAACCAGACTGTCAACTACGTGCAG GTGCTATGGGAGCATGTGCAGCCTTCTCAGAACTTCAGCATTTACAATGGCGGGGTGGAGGCAGTGTCCAACCTGTTGA GTGCAGCAACAGCCTATGGTATAGGCTTCACTGAGGTGAAATGGGAACTGTGGGGAGAGCTGGCCCTGGGTGGTTTCTCTGGACTCGGAGCAGCAGCACTCTTCCTCATGACCTTTATTGGAAACATCTGGGTCTGCTATACTGGTTACATCCTTTTCAAGTGCCTGTACATGCTGCTGATAACAATAGCCAT GTACCAAATTGCAGCTGACCTGTCAATGGAAAGATATGCACTGGTGTTTGGCGCAAACAACTTTGGAGCACTGACCCTACAGACGATCATCACCTCTGTTGTGGTGGACAGTGGAGGACTGGGTCTGGCCATCATTCCTCAG TTCACCATATACGCCAGCTACTTCTCAGTCATTGCTGTTCTTTTTTCACTGCGGGGACTGTTTACCATTTGGAGAGCACGAAGAAGCAACGAAGAGTCACCCCCTTCAGAGAATGATGAATCAGGTTCTGACGGACACAGATTCTGA